One Arthrobacter sp. B3I4 genomic window, TGGAGCGGCGCAGGCGTCCGGCGAACACGCTGCGCACCCCGCGGGTCAAAAGGGTCGACTTGGTCAGGTCCCGGAACTCGGCGGCGTCCGAGCCGACGAGGCCAAGGAGCGGGCGTGCGGCCTCCCCGGGGGTCTGGCCCCACAGTGCGACCACCACCTGTAGCGCGCCCAGGCGCTGCTCGTACCCCGGCTGGCTCGTGATGCGCCCCAGCAGGTCCGTCGTCACCAGCCCCGGGTTGAAGCCGTGCACCCGCACGCCGGTGCCTTTGGTCTCCCGCCGCAACGTCTCGGTGAACTGGCGGACCCAGCGTTTGCTGGACGCATAGGCGTTCTGCAGCGCGACCGGCCCCTGGTCGCCCTGGCCATAGACGTTGACGAGGTCCCCGCTGCCGCGGGCAAGCAACACCGGCAACGCGACCCGCGAACCGTGGAAAGTGCCCAGAATGTTCGTCCGCACCACGCGGGTGAAGTCGTCCACCGGCGTCATCGCCGTCGGCCCGTAGACCCCGGAAACGCCGGCGTTATTCACCCAGATGTCGAGCGCTCCGTGGCGGAGCGCTTCGTCGCGCAGGGACTCGACGTCGGCCAGTTCACTCACGTCGCACCGACGGCCGAAGGCCGAAATCCCCTCTGCCCTCAGCCGGTCGACGGCGGCCGTAACGTCCCCGGACGTCCGCGACGCCAGAACCACCGTTGCGCCTTGGCCGCCGAGAAGCCGGGCCATGGCGTAGCCCAGGCCCCGCGACGAACCGGTCACGACCGCCACCCGACCGTGAAGGACGCCCGACTGCATCTCCATGCTTCCCTCATACGCGTCCGGGCGCAGGAGGGCAAGTGCCCGGAGGTGACGGGCCCCGTTTGCTGCCACTTCGCCGGGCGGGCCGTGTTTTTCCCAAGGAATTCCACAGGAATTTCCTTCCAGCGAGGAACGGCGCTCCCGGTTCGGTAACGTTGCGCGCGGCTGGTCTGATGGCATCGCCCGCCAGCCCAATATCCGTACTCTGGAAGGATCACCCCTTGGCAGGAATTTTCAGCTGGCTCAGCCCGCTCGGCACGGCAGGTAAGGCAACCGTCGTCGCCGCCGTCGTAGTCACCGGCGGTGCCGGCGCAGCCATGGCCGCCACCGAGCTGACCTCGGACCCTGCCGCCACCGTCTCCGCGGAGCCGACGGCGACCGAGACGCCAACCCCTCAGCCCACCGCTGACCCCACCGAAACGGCTCCGGCTCCGGAACCGACCGAGACGACTCCGGCTCCGGAACCGACCGAGACGACTCCGGCTCCGGAACCGACCGAGACGGCTCCGGCTCCGGAACCGACCGAGACGACTCCGGCTCCGGAACCGACCGAGACGACTCCGGCTCCGGCTCCGGAAGAGACCGAGCCCGCGGAGACAGCACCCGCGGAGAAGGGCAACAGCGCCTGGGCCCACGAGAACGCCGCCGCGCACCGCGCTGCCGGTCTCGCCAACGCCGCCCAGCACCGCAGCGAGCACGCCGCCACCCCTGCCGCTCCGTCCTATGGGGCAGGCACCGCAACGTCGGCGGTCCCGGCCCAGGCGCCCGTGGCACCGAAGGCAGCACACCAGAAACCTGGCAAATCCGGCAAGTAGC contains:
- a CDS encoding SDR family NAD(P)-dependent oxidoreductase, with translation MEMQSGVLHGRVAVVTGSSRGLGYAMARLLGGQGATVVLASRTSGDVTAAVDRLRAEGISAFGRRCDVSELADVESLRDEALRHGALDIWVNNAGVSGVYGPTAMTPVDDFTRVVRTNILGTFHGSRVALPVLLARGSGDLVNVYGQGDQGPVALQNAYASSKRWVRQFTETLRRETKGTGVRVHGFNPGLVTTDLLGRITSQPGYEQRLGALQVVVALWGQTPGEAARPLLGLVGSDAAEFRDLTKSTLLTRGVRSVFAGRLRRSNRMPLDITVLGRDGT